The following are encoded in a window of Streptomyces sp. SAT1 genomic DNA:
- the trpD gene encoding anthranilate phosphoribosyltransferase produces MSAVTPAGGDTAAGRSWPVLLNGLLDRRDLTADDTAWAMDRIMGGEATDAQIAGFAVALRAKGATVAEITGLVRTMYEHANVIQVPGATVDIVGTGGDGAKTVNISTMSSIVVAGTGAKVVKHGNRAASSASGASDVLEKLGVNLDLTPRRVAEVAEEAGITFCFAVKFHPALRHVGAARGQLGIRTVFNLLGPLTNPAQVKAQAVGVAVAHEAPIVAGVFAERGNSSLVFRGDDGLDELTTTATSRVWVVHEGTVTEERFDPRDVGLDLVPVEALRGADASYNAEVARRLLDGEHGPVRDAVLLNSAAALVALEPGSGTLAERIRAGMARAAESIDSGAARGTLERWVAASNA; encoded by the coding sequence ATGAGCGCTGTGACCCCCGCTGGAGGCGACACCGCGGCGGGCCGTTCCTGGCCCGTCCTGCTGAACGGCCTGCTGGACCGCCGCGACCTCACCGCCGACGACACCGCCTGGGCCATGGACCGGATCATGGGCGGCGAGGCGACCGACGCCCAGATCGCCGGCTTCGCGGTGGCGCTGCGCGCCAAGGGCGCCACCGTCGCGGAGATCACCGGCCTGGTGCGCACGATGTACGAGCACGCCAATGTGATCCAGGTGCCCGGCGCCACCGTCGACATCGTCGGCACCGGCGGCGACGGCGCCAAGACGGTGAACATCTCCACCATGTCCTCGATCGTGGTGGCCGGCACCGGCGCCAAGGTCGTCAAGCACGGCAACCGGGCCGCGTCCTCCGCCTCCGGCGCCTCCGACGTGCTGGAGAAGCTGGGCGTCAACCTCGATCTGACGCCTCGCCGGGTGGCGGAGGTCGCCGAGGAAGCCGGGATCACCTTCTGCTTCGCGGTGAAGTTCCACCCGGCGCTGCGCCATGTGGGCGCGGCCCGCGGCCAGCTGGGCATCCGCACGGTGTTCAACCTGCTGGGCCCGCTGACCAACCCGGCCCAGGTGAAGGCGCAGGCGGTCGGCGTGGCCGTGGCGCACGAGGCGCCCATCGTGGCGGGCGTCTTCGCCGAGCGCGGCAACTCCTCGCTGGTCTTCCGGGGCGATGACGGCCTGGACGAGCTGACCACCACGGCCACCTCGCGGGTCTGGGTGGTGCACGAGGGCACGGTCACCGAGGAGCGCTTCGACCCCCGCGACGTCGGCCTCGACCTGGTGCCGGTGGAGGCGCTGCGCGGCGCCGACGCCTCCTACAACGCGGAGGTGGCCCGCCGGCTGCTGGACGGCGAGCACGGCCCCGTACGGGACGCGGTGCTGCTGAACTCGGCGGCGGCCCTGGTCGCCCTTGAACCGGGCTCCGGGACGCTGGCGGAGCGGATCAGGGCCGGCATGGCGCGGGCCGCCGAGTCGATCGACTCCGGGGCGGCCCGGGGCACGCTGGAGCGCTGGGTGGCCGCCAGCAACGCCTGA
- the qcrB gene encoding cytochrome bc1 complex cytochrome b subunit → MSTAASNEPNRSRGKAPAGEKLADWADGRLGIYSLAKANMRKIFPDHWSFMLGEVCLYSFLIIILTGVYLTLFFHPSMNEVVYHGSYVPLQGQLMSEAFNSTMHISFEVRGGLLIRQIHHWAALIFLAGMFVHMMRVFFTGAFRKPREINWMFGFLLFVLGMFTGFTGYSLPDDLLSGTGVRFMEGAILSVPIVGTYVSYFLFGGEFPGHDFVARFYSIHILLLPGIMLGLVVGHLILVFYHKHTQFAGPGKTNNNVVGMPLLPVYMAKAGGFFFLVFGAIAAVAAIAQINPIWAIGPYRPDQVSTGAQPDWYMGMAEGLIRAMPGWEINFWGHTLVLGVFIPLVLFGVVLIALAVYPFIESWVTGDKREHHILDRPRNVPTRTAFGAAWIAWYFVLLVGGGNDLWATHFHLSINAITWFVRIAFFVVPVITFVITKRICLGLQRRDKEKVLHGRESGIIKRLPHGEFIEVHEPLSQEQLYTLTAHHQYEPAEIGPTVDENGVERKVGGTEKLRAKLSNAYYGEDNQISKPTVEEYKEITSGHGHH, encoded by the coding sequence ATGAGTACTGCAGCAAGCAACGAGCCGAACCGCTCGCGCGGTAAGGCACCGGCCGGCGAGAAGCTCGCCGACTGGGCCGACGGCCGGCTGGGCATCTACAGCCTGGCCAAGGCCAACATGCGCAAGATCTTCCCCGACCACTGGTCGTTCATGCTGGGTGAGGTCTGCCTCTACAGCTTCCTGATCATCATCCTCACGGGTGTGTATCTGACGCTGTTCTTCCACCCGTCGATGAACGAGGTGGTGTACCACGGCAGCTACGTCCCGCTCCAGGGACAGCTGATGAGTGAAGCGTTCAACTCGACCATGCACATCTCCTTCGAGGTGCGCGGTGGTCTGCTCATCCGGCAGATCCACCACTGGGCGGCGCTGATCTTCCTCGCCGGCATGTTCGTGCACATGATGCGCGTGTTCTTCACCGGCGCGTTCCGCAAGCCGCGTGAGATCAACTGGATGTTCGGCTTCCTGCTGTTCGTCCTGGGCATGTTCACCGGTTTCACCGGCTACTCGCTCCCGGACGACCTGCTGTCCGGCACCGGTGTCCGCTTCATGGAGGGCGCGATCCTGTCCGTGCCGATCGTCGGCACGTACGTCTCGTACTTCCTCTTCGGCGGCGAGTTCCCCGGCCACGACTTCGTGGCCCGGTTCTACTCGATCCACATCCTGCTGCTGCCGGGCATCATGCTCGGCCTGGTCGTCGGCCACCTGATCCTGGTCTTCTACCACAAGCACACGCAGTTCGCGGGCCCCGGCAAGACGAACAACAACGTCGTCGGCATGCCGCTGCTGCCGGTCTACATGGCCAAGGCCGGAGGCTTCTTCTTCCTGGTCTTCGGTGCCATCGCGGCCGTCGCGGCGATCGCGCAGATCAACCCGATCTGGGCCATCGGCCCCTACCGGCCGGACCAGGTGTCCACCGGCGCCCAGCCCGACTGGTACATGGGCATGGCCGAGGGCCTGATCCGCGCGATGCCCGGCTGGGAGATCAACTTCTGGGGCCACACGCTGGTCCTGGGCGTGTTCATCCCGCTGGTGCTCTTCGGTGTGGTCCTCATCGCCCTCGCGGTGTACCCGTTCATCGAGTCCTGGGTCACCGGCGACAAGCGCGAGCACCACATCCTGGACCGCCCGCGCAACGTCCCGACCCGCACCGCCTTCGGCGCCGCGTGGATCGCCTGGTACTTCGTGCTGCTGGTCGGCGGTGGAAACGACCTGTGGGCCACCCACTTCCACCTGTCGATCAACGCCATCACCTGGTTCGTGCGGATCGCGTTCTTCGTGGTCCCGGTCATCACCTTCGTGATCACCAAGCGGATCTGCCTCGGCCTCCAGCGCCGGGACAAGGAGAAGGTGCTGCACGGCCGCGAGTCCGGCATCATCAAGCGCCTGCCGCACGGTGAGTTCATCGAGGTCCACGAGCCGCTCAGCCAGGAGCAGCTGTACACCCTCACCGCCCACCACCAGTACGAGCCGGCCGAGATCGGCCCGACGGTGGACGAGAACGGTGTCGAGCGCAAGGTCGGCGGTACGGAGAAGCTGCGCGCCAAGCTCAGCAACGCGTACTACGGCGAGGACAACCAGATCTCGAAGCCGACCGTCGAGGAGTACAAGGAGATCACGAGCGGCCACGGCCACCACTGA
- the qcrA gene encoding cytochrome bc1 complex Rieske iron-sulfur subunit, with amino-acid sequence MSTQDIPEENLPAEQGAAHGAAEVADDRNPFADPGLPPHEHRIQDVDEQAARRSERVVAMLFTVSMLATAGFIASYVTIPNDKSVYVFPLGHISAINFALGLTLGVALFCIGAGAVHWARTLMSDAEVADERHPIEASPEVRAKVHADFKQGAKESAIGRRPLIRNTMLGALTLVPLSGVFLLRDLGPLPKETLRHTLWAKGKRLVNMNTNQPLRPEDVIVGSLTFAKPEGLEETDEDFQTEIGKAALMIVRLQPDNIKDKRELDWSYQGVVAYSKICTHVGCPISLYEQQTHHVLCPCHQSTFDLSDGARVIFGPAGHALPQLRIGVDSEGYLEALGDFEEPVGPAFWERG; translated from the coding sequence ATGAGTACCCAAGACATCCCAGAAGAGAACCTGCCTGCTGAGCAGGGCGCGGCGCACGGCGCCGCAGAGGTCGCGGACGACAGGAACCCGTTCGCCGACCCGGGCCTGCCGCCCCACGAGCACCGGATCCAGGACGTCGACGAGCAGGCCGCCCGCCGGTCCGAGCGCGTCGTCGCCATGCTGTTCACGGTCTCCATGCTGGCCACCGCGGGCTTCATCGCCTCGTACGTGACCATCCCGAACGACAAGTCGGTCTACGTCTTCCCGCTCGGGCACATCAGCGCGATCAACTTCGCGCTGGGTCTGACGCTGGGCGTGGCGCTGTTCTGCATCGGCGCGGGCGCGGTCCACTGGGCCCGCACGCTGATGTCGGACGCCGAGGTCGCCGACGAGCGTCACCCGATCGAGGCGTCCCCCGAGGTCCGCGCGAAGGTCCACGCCGACTTCAAGCAGGGTGCCAAGGAGTCCGCGATCGGCCGCCGGCCGCTGATCCGCAACACCATGCTGGGCGCGCTCACCCTGGTGCCGCTGTCCGGTGTGTTCCTGCTGCGCGACCTGGGCCCGCTGCCCAAGGAGACGCTGCGGCACACCCTGTGGGCCAAGGGCAAGCGCCTGGTCAACATGAACACCAACCAGCCGCTGCGTCCCGAGGACGTCATCGTCGGTTCGCTCACCTTCGCCAAGCCCGAGGGCCTGGAGGAGACGGACGAGGACTTCCAGACCGAGATCGGCAAGGCCGCCCTGATGATCGTCCGGCTCCAGCCGGACAACATCAAGGACAAGCGCGAGCTGGACTGGTCGTACCAGGGCGTCGTGGCCTACTCGAAGATCTGCACCCACGTCGGTTGCCCGATCTCCCTGTACGAGCAGCAGACGCACCACGTGCTGTGCCCGTGCCACCAGTCCACCTTCGACCTCTCCGACGGTGCCCGAGTCATCTTCGGCCCGGCCGGTCACGCCCTGCCGCAGCTGCGCATCGGCGTGGACAGCGAGGGGTACCTCGAAGCGCTCGGCGACTTCGAGGAGCCCGTCGGTCCTGCATTCTGGGAGCGCGGATGA
- the qcrC gene encoding cytochrome bc1 complex diheme cytochrome c subunit, whose product MKKLSARRRHPLAAVVVLLLALAATGGLYTAFAPASKAKADESAQSLTIEEGKKLYQVGCASCHGTGGQGTTDGPSLVGVGAAAVDFQVGTGRMPAQQPGAQVPRKKVIYTQAEIDQLAAYIASLGAGPAVPTTNQYSPEGADIAKGGELFRTNCAQCHNFTGKGGALTHGKFAPDLEGVDPKHIYEAMQTGPQNMPSFPDTTLSEKNKKDIIAYLNAVNSDNSDNPGGLELGGLGPVSEGLFAWIFGLGALVAVAVWVAARTAKAKKS is encoded by the coding sequence GTGAAAAAGCTCTCCGCACGACGACGCCATCCGCTGGCGGCGGTCGTCGTCCTCCTTCTCGCGCTGGCGGCCACGGGGGGGCTGTACACCGCGTTCGCGCCCGCGAGCAAGGCGAAGGCCGACGAGTCGGCTCAGTCCCTCACCATCGAGGAGGGCAAGAAGCTCTACCAGGTCGGCTGCGCAAGCTGCCACGGCACCGGTGGTCAGGGCACCACTGACGGTCCGTCCCTGGTGGGCGTGGGCGCCGCGGCAGTCGACTTCCAGGTGGGCACCGGCCGTATGCCGGCCCAGCAGCCCGGCGCGCAGGTCCCGCGCAAGAAGGTCATCTACACCCAGGCCGAGATCGACCAGCTGGCGGCCTACATCGCCTCCCTGGGCGCCGGCCCGGCCGTGCCGACGACGAACCAGTACAGCCCGGAGGGCGCGGACATCGCCAAGGGCGGTGAGCTGTTCCGCACCAACTGCGCCCAGTGCCACAACTTCACCGGCAAGGGCGGTGCGCTCACGCACGGCAAGTTCGCCCCGGACCTCGAGGGTGTCGACCCGAAGCACATCTACGAGGCCATGCAGACCGGCCCGCAGAACATGCCCTCCTTCCCCGACACGACCCTGTCGGAGAAGAACAAGAAGGACATCATCGCGTACCTGAACGCGGTCAACAGCGACAACTCGGACAACCCCGGCGGTCTCGAACTGGGTGGCCTCGGGCCGGTCAGCGAGGGTCTGTTCGCGTGGATCTTCGGACTGGGCGCGCTGGTCGCCGTCGCCGTGTGGGTCGCCGCTCGGACCGCAAAGGCCAAGAAGTCATGA
- the ctaE gene encoding aa3-type cytochrome oxidase subunit III, which yields MSVVATATTVETGHAHPSVNRPNLTSVGTIIWLSSELMFFAALFAMYFTLRSVTGPAHWKEMADSLNVPFSSVNTTILVLSSLTCQLGVFAAERGDVKKLRGWFIVTFIMGAIFIGGQIYEYTSLVQEEGLSLSSDPYGSVFYLTTGFHGLHVTGGLIAFLLVLGRTYAAKRFTHEQATAAIVVSYYWHFVDVVWIGLFATIYLIK from the coding sequence ATGTCGGTCGTGGCGACAGCAACGACAGTAGAAACCGGGCACGCGCACCCGTCGGTCAACCGGCCGAACCTCACCAGCGTCGGAACCATCATCTGGCTGAGTTCCGAGCTGATGTTCTTCGCGGCCCTCTTCGCGATGTACTTCACCCTGCGATCGGTGACGGGTCCGGCGCACTGGAAGGAGATGGCGGACAGTCTCAACGTCCCCTTCTCGTCGGTGAACACCACGATCCTGGTGCTCTCCTCGCTCACCTGCCAGCTCGGCGTCTTCGCCGCCGAGCGCGGTGACGTGAAGAAGCTCCGGGGCTGGTTCATCGTCACCTTCATCATGGGTGCGATCTTCATCGGCGGTCAGATCTACGAGTACACGAGCCTGGTGCAGGAGGAGGGGCTCTCCCTCTCCTCCGACCCGTACGGCTCGGTGTTCTATCTGACCACCGGCTTCCACGGCCTGCACGTGACAGGCGGTCTCATCGCCTTCCTGCTGGTCCTCGGCCGCACCTACGCGGCCAAGAGGTTCACCCACGAGCAGGCGACCGCGGCCATCGTCGTGTCCTACTACTGGCACTTCGTCGATGTCGTCTGGATCGGCCTCTTCGCCACGATCTACCTGATCAAGTAG
- a CDS encoding L,D-transpeptidase — MSTELFSRGAKAGLSCTALVVALGAGVTACGADDNPLAADPYDAADQITFSGPTEAGKKADPDKPLVVTATGSGGHLTDVSAEDATGRHVAGELAADGSRWHSTSPLAAGAHYTLTVRTENDDGAPGRKVLTFDTSKPATTRRLNIEFGPEAGTYGVGEPIVAELDQPVKDKAQRAIVERGLQVRSTPAVQGSWYWVDDKQLHYRPRDYWPANATVEVRSTLEDIRIADGLYGGSAKPLTITTGDRVVAVTDAATHRLTVYRNDEKIKEIPVTTGKPGFETRNGVKVVLAKQYFVRMKSSTVGIAAGSTDSYDLPVYYATRVTWSGEFVHAAPWSIGSQGIANVSHGCTGMSTPNAKWFFDNIHEGDVVQVVNSKGDPMELFDNGYGDWNLSWQKWLQGSALSSGPQAATPQADQSRLRPQSL; from the coding sequence ATGAGCACCGAACTGTTCTCCCGGGGCGCAAAGGCCGGTCTCAGCTGCACTGCGCTGGTGGTCGCCCTCGGCGCGGGCGTCACCGCCTGCGGCGCGGACGACAACCCGCTGGCCGCCGACCCGTACGACGCGGCGGATCAGATCACCTTCAGCGGGCCCACCGAGGCCGGCAAGAAGGCCGACCCGGACAAGCCCCTGGTGGTCACCGCCACGGGCTCCGGCGGACACCTCACGGACGTCAGCGCCGAGGACGCCACCGGACGGCACGTCGCGGGCGAACTCGCCGCCGACGGCAGCCGCTGGCACAGCACCTCACCGCTGGCCGCCGGCGCCCACTACACGCTCACGGTCCGCACCGAGAACGACGACGGCGCACCCGGCCGCAAGGTCCTCACCTTCGACACCAGCAAGCCCGCGACCACCCGGCGCCTGAACATCGAGTTCGGCCCGGAGGCGGGCACCTACGGCGTCGGCGAGCCCATCGTGGCCGAACTCGACCAGCCCGTGAAGGACAAGGCGCAGCGCGCCATCGTGGAGCGCGGCCTCCAGGTGCGCTCCACGCCCGCCGTGCAGGGCTCCTGGTACTGGGTGGACGACAAGCAGCTCCACTACCGGCCCCGCGACTACTGGCCCGCGAACGCCACCGTCGAGGTGCGCAGCACCCTGGAGGACATCCGGATCGCCGACGGGCTCTACGGCGGCAGCGCCAAGCCGCTGACCATCACCACCGGGGACCGTGTCGTCGCCGTCACCGACGCGGCCACGCACCGGCTGACGGTGTACCGCAACGACGAGAAGATCAAGGAGATCCCGGTCACCACCGGCAAGCCCGGCTTCGAGACCCGCAACGGCGTCAAGGTGGTCCTCGCCAAGCAGTACTTCGTGCGGATGAAGAGCTCCACCGTCGGCATCGCCGCGGGCTCGACGGACTCGTACGACCTGCCGGTCTACTACGCCACCCGGGTGACCTGGAGCGGTGAGTTCGTGCACGCCGCGCCCTGGTCGATCGGCTCCCAGGGCATCGCCAACGTCAGCCACGGCTGCACCGGCATGAGCACCCCGAACGCCAAGTGGTTCTTCGACAACATCCACGAGGGCGACGTGGTCCAGGTCGTCAACTCCAAGGGCGATCCCATGGAGCTGTTCGACAACGGCTACGGCGACTGGAACCTGTCCTGGCAGAAGTGGCTCCAGGGCAGCGCCCTGAGCAGCGGCCCGCAGGCCGCCACCCCGCAGGCGGACCAGTCCAGGCTGCGCCCGCAGAGCCTCTGA
- a CDS encoding cytochrome c oxidase subunit 4: MKIQGKMFIWLSVFLLVMAIVYGVWSKEPAGTTALFLSFGLSIMVGFYLGFTAKRVDAGAQDDKEADVADDAGELGFFSPHSWQPLALGVGGALAFLGVALGWWLLYFGAPIILIGLFGWVFEYYRGENRTQ, translated from the coding sequence GTGAAGATCCAGGGCAAGATGTTCATCTGGCTGAGCGTCTTCCTGCTCGTCATGGCGATCGTCTATGGCGTGTGGTCGAAGGAGCCGGCCGGTACCACGGCGCTCTTCCTCTCGTTCGGCCTGAGCATCATGGTCGGCTTCTACCTCGGCTTCACGGCCAAGCGGGTCGACGCCGGCGCTCAGGACGACAAGGAGGCCGATGTCGCGGACGACGCCGGCGAGCTGGGCTTCTTCAGCCCGCACAGCTGGCAGCCGCTCGCGCTCGGCGTCGGTGGCGCGCTGGCCTTCCTGGGCGTGGCCCTGGGCTGGTGGCTGCTGTACTTCGGCGCGCCGATCATCCTGATCGGTCTGTTCGGCTGGGTCTTCGAGTACTACCGCGGTGAGAACCGCACCCAGTAG
- the ctaD gene encoding aa3-type cytochrome oxidase subunit I produces MSILNEPQGAAAAAGSYESELPVRRKQPGNVVVKWLTTTDHKTIGTLYLVTSFAFFCIGGVMALLMRAELARPGLQLMSNEQFNQAFTMHGTIMLLMFATPLFAGFTNWIMPLQIGAPDVAFPRLNMFAYWLYLFGSLIAVGGFLTPQGAADFGWFAYAPLSDAVHSPGIGGDMWIMGLAFSGFGTILGSVNFITTIICMRAPGMTMFRMPIFVWNVLLTAVLVLLAFPVLAAALFALEADRKFGAHIFDAANGGALLWQHLFWFFGHPEVYIIALPFFGIISEVIPVFSRKPMFGYMGLIGATISIAGLSVTVWAHHMYVTGGVLLPFFSFMTFLIAVPTGVKFFNWIGTMWKGSLSFETPMLWATGFLITFTFGGLTGVILAAPPLDFHISDSYFVVAHFHYVVFGTVVFAMFSGFHFWWPKFTGKMLDERLGKMTFWMLFIGFHGTFLVQHWLGTEGMPRRIPDYLAADGFTALNTVSTIFSFLLGLSILPFFYNVWKTAKYGKPVNMDDPWGYGRSLEWATSCPPPRHNFLTLPRIRSESPAFDLHHPEIAALDQLENAGHGGSEKAAVAGGKEAGK; encoded by the coding sequence GTGAGCATCCTCAACGAACCTCAGGGTGCCGCGGCGGCTGCGGGCTCATACGAGAGCGAGCTGCCGGTCCGGCGCAAGCAACCCGGCAACGTCGTGGTGAAGTGGCTGACGACCACCGACCACAAGACGATCGGCACGCTCTACCTGGTGACGTCGTTCGCGTTCTTCTGCATCGGTGGCGTCATGGCGCTGCTGATGCGTGCCGAGCTGGCCCGTCCGGGCCTCCAGCTCATGTCGAACGAGCAGTTCAACCAGGCGTTCACGATGCACGGCACGATCATGCTGCTGATGTTCGCGACGCCGCTGTTCGCCGGCTTCACGAACTGGATCATGCCGCTCCAGATCGGCGCGCCGGACGTGGCCTTCCCGCGGCTGAACATGTTCGCCTACTGGCTCTACCTGTTCGGCTCGCTCATCGCGGTGGGAGGCTTCCTCACCCCGCAGGGCGCGGCCGACTTCGGCTGGTTCGCCTACGCGCCGCTCTCCGACGCGGTGCACTCGCCGGGTATCGGCGGCGACATGTGGATCATGGGTCTGGCCTTCTCCGGCTTCGGCACGATCCTCGGCTCGGTCAACTTCATCACCACGATCATCTGCATGCGCGCGCCCGGCATGACCATGTTCCGCATGCCGATCTTCGTGTGGAACGTGCTGCTGACCGCGGTGCTGGTCCTGCTCGCCTTCCCGGTGCTGGCCGCCGCGCTGTTCGCCCTGGAGGCGGACCGCAAGTTCGGTGCGCACATCTTCGACGCGGCCAACGGCGGAGCACTGCTGTGGCAACACCTCTTCTGGTTCTTCGGCCATCCAGAGGTGTACATCATCGCCCTGCCGTTCTTCGGCATCATCAGTGAGGTCATCCCGGTCTTCTCCCGCAAGCCGATGTTCGGCTACATGGGTCTGATCGGCGCCACGATCTCCATCGCGGGCCTCTCCGTGACGGTGTGGGCGCACCACATGTACGTCACCGGCGGTGTGCTGCTGCCGTTCTTCTCCTTCATGACCTTCCTGATCGCGGTACCGACCGGTGTGAAGTTCTTCAACTGGATCGGCACCATGTGGAAGGGCAGTCTCTCCTTCGAGACCCCCATGCTGTGGGCGACCGGCTTCCTGATCACCTTCACCTTCGGTGGTCTGACCGGTGTCATCCTGGCCGCGCCGCCGCTGGACTTCCACATCTCCGACTCGTACTTCGTGGTGGCCCACTTCCACTACGTCGTCTTCGGCACGGTCGTCTTCGCGATGTTCTCCGGCTTCCACTTCTGGTGGCCGAAGTTCACCGGCAAGATGCTGGACGAGCGCCTGGGCAAGATGACCTTCTGGATGCTGTTCATCGGCTTCCACGGCACCTTCCTCGTACAGCACTGGCTGGGCACCGAGGGCATGCCGCGACGCATCCCGGACTATCTGGCGGCGGACGGCTTCACCGCGCTGAACACGGTGTCGACGATCTTCTCCTTCCTGCTCGGCCTGTCGATCCTGCCGTTCTTCTACAACGTGTGGAAGACGGCCAAGTACGGCAAGCCGGTCAACATGGACGACCCGTGGGGCTACGGCCGCTCCCTGGAGTGGGCGACGTCCTGCCCGCCGCCGCGGCACAACTTCCTCACCCTGCCGCGGATCCGCAGTGAATCCCCGGCGTTCGACCTGCACCACCCGGAGATCGCCGCGCTGGACCAGCTGGAGAACGCCGGTCACGGCGGGTCCGAGAAGGCTGCCGTCGCCGGCGGCAAGGAGGCCGGCAAGTGA